Proteins found in one Thermodesulfovibrionales bacterium genomic segment:
- a CDS encoding TRCF domain-containing protein yields the protein SRGEVDIIIGTQALLKKDLTFDNLGLLIIDEEHRFGVGQKERIKELKGGVDVLSMTATPIPRTLQMAFSGIRRMSLIETPPEERLAVRSIVSMFDEALIREAVERELQRGGQVLFVHNVIFDIEKVAALLKRLLPHASIDIAHGQMQEKRLEGVMHRFLRKDLDVLLSTNIIGAGIDIPTANTIIIDRADRMGLADLYQLRGRVGRSNIKAYAYFLIPGEDLITDEAKKRLQAIRDMSYLGAGFRLAMKDLEIRGAGNLLGPQQSGHVHAVGFDMYMEMLEKAVSELKGIEVKEEIEPSINLSVSAFIPEGYIEDLALRLSLYRRVASAKADEEIDGVESEMTDRFGALPEEVKKLMDIMRLKIMARKLSLAGISEIDGKVRFLVSDKTPPSVGEGIVSLQKTFSGIRFRKDGFDLDSRNFPEGHDAPRVAHDILQELLNPLTPAAFS from the coding sequence TTTCTCGGGGAGAGGTAGACATCATCATCGGGACGCAGGCGCTCCTCAAGAAGGACCTGACCTTCGATAACCTCGGACTCCTCATCATCGACGAGGAGCACCGGTTCGGGGTCGGACAGAAGGAGAGGATTAAGGAATTGAAGGGCGGCGTCGATGTATTGAGTATGACCGCTACCCCCATCCCGAGGACGCTTCAGATGGCGTTTTCGGGCATCAGGCGTATGAGTCTCATAGAGACGCCCCCCGAGGAGAGGCTCGCCGTGCGGAGCATCGTCTCTATGTTTGACGAGGCCTTGATAAGAGAGGCCGTCGAGCGTGAACTCCAGCGGGGCGGCCAGGTCCTCTTCGTCCATAATGTCATCTTCGACATCGAAAAGGTGGCAGCTCTTCTCAAGAGGCTCCTCCCCCATGCTTCGATCGATATCGCGCACGGTCAGATGCAGGAAAAGAGACTCGAAGGGGTGATGCACAGATTTCTCAGAAAAGACCTCGACGTCCTCCTTTCGACGAATATCATAGGCGCCGGCATCGATATCCCGACTGCCAATACGATTATCATCGACAGGGCGGACAGGATGGGGCTCGCGGACCTCTATCAACTCAGGGGAAGGGTTGGGAGGTCCAATATCAAGGCCTATGCCTATTTCCTGATCCCGGGAGAGGACCTCATCACCGATGAGGCGAAGAAGAGGCTCCAGGCGATAAGGGACATGAGCTATCTCGGGGCGGGCTTCAGGCTGGCGATGAAGGATCTCGAGATCAGGGGAGCAGGAAATCTTCTCGGCCCTCAGCAGTCAGGACATGTGCATGCCGTCGGTTTCGACATGTACATGGAGATGCTCGAAAAGGCAGTTTCCGAGCTGAAGGGGATCGAGGTGAAAGAGGAGATCGAGCCGTCTATTAATCTTTCCGTGTCTGCCTTTATCCCTGAGGGATATATCGAGGACCTCGCGCTCAGGTTGAGCCTCTACCGGCGGGTAGCGAGCGCGAAAGCTGACGAAGAGATCGACGGCGTAGAATCGGAGATGACAGACCGTTTCGGCGCTCTGCCCGAAGAGGTGAAGAAGCTCATGGACATCATGAGGCTAAAGATTATGGCGAGGAAGCTTTCGCTTGCCGGCATCTCGGAGATCGACGGAAAGGTGAGGTTCCTTGTTTCCGATAAGACACCTCCAAGTGTCGGGGAAGGCATCGTCTCCCTCCAGAAGACTTTTTCCGGTATCCGTTTTCGGAAAGACGGTTTTGATTTGGACAGCCGAAATTTTCCGGAAGGACATGATGCGCCTCGGGTAGCCCACGACATCTTACAGGAACTGCTGAACCCGCTTACTCCTGCCGCATTCTCCTAA
- a CDS encoding tetratricopeptide repeat protein — translation MDKRSGSLRLLVPGMILLISLGCATTKAEDKKAASAHFQLGVSYLNDNNIQPAFVEFQKALELNPNDKETLNAIGLIYLLKLDDYPKAIDFFQRAVRVDKNFSEGWNNLGFAYEKAERYNDAVAAYKTALSNLLYQNAYKAFNNLGRTYYRLGKYSDAVEAYKEAIRRNSDFYLPFYGLALSYNAVGRYSDAAAALQKFIELAPEYKGDREKARRDLQDKKLIVSSSDEKDIEDLLEIMNY, via the coding sequence ATGGACAAAAGAAGCGGGAGTTTAAGGCTGCTTGTACCGGGAATGATCCTCCTCATTTCACTCGGCTGCGCCACAACAAAAGCAGAGGACAAGAAGGCGGCCTCGGCTCACTTTCAACTTGGAGTATCGTACCTCAACGATAATAATATCCAGCCTGCATTCGTGGAATTCCAGAAGGCGCTCGAACTGAACCCAAACGACAAGGAGACCCTTAACGCAATCGGTCTCATCTATCTCCTGAAGCTCGATGACTATCCGAAGGCGATCGATTTTTTTCAGAGGGCTGTCAGGGTAGATAAAAACTTTTCCGAGGGATGGAACAACCTCGGTTTCGCGTACGAAAAGGCTGAACGATACAACGACGCCGTTGCGGCATACAAAACGGCTCTTTCCAACCTTCTCTATCAAAATGCCTATAAGGCGTTCAACAATCTCGGCCGGACCTATTACCGGCTCGGCAAGTACAGTGACGCCGTCGAGGCTTATAAGGAGGCTATACGGAGAAACTCCGATTTTTACCTGCCGTTTTACGGCCTTGCCTTGAGTTATAATGCGGTAGGGAGATACAGCGATGCTGCTGCTGCTCTCCAGAAATTTATCGAGCTGGCCCCCGAATATAAAGGTGACAGGGAAAAGGCTCGGAGAGACCTGCAGGACAAGAAACTCATCGTTAGCAGCAGCGATGAGAAGGATATAGAAGATCTCCTCGAGATAATGAATTACTGA